The stretch of DNA AATTAGACATAGATGTAATTTTAAAGTTGAAACTGCCCGCATCATGTTTCTATATCTATCATCTATGATTATTTGAGATATGAGTTGTGTTGTTTATACACTTTAAGAATCTCATTAAACTCTGATGATTTATCTGCAAGTTTTGTTACCTTTTTAGTGGTCCCTAGGAACAAATGTCACATTTAATCAAATTCAGCCTTTTTTAGAGCAAGAtcatttcatcttctttcttttatgtACTTGCAAATAGTTTAAACATTTACTACTGTTAATATATACAGATATTTGGTGGAGTTGGTATTGCTTGTCTGCCTTTGGGACTTATCTTTGCATTCATCAGGCGTCCAAAGGCTGTTATCACTCGCTCACAGTATATCAAGGTGCTTCTTGGCCGTGCATTATATATTGTCTATATCTGCCTACTTTTTATGGTTTGTGAAGCGCTTCCATGATTTATTTCTGGGTTGTGGTTGGTTATGGATGGTGCTATTAATATATCTGTAGGAAGCAACAGAATTAGGTAAAAAAGCAAGAGAAATGAAGAAAGCAGCTGACAACCTCCgtcaagaagaaaaaagtgGTTCGAAGGGTCGAAAGTGGCGTAAAAATGTGAAGGCAGTAGAAAAGGTAGATCTAAACCTTtggtatttataaaattttgttttcacACTTGGcagttgagtttatattttacGCAGTAAGTACCACATATCATGTTTGGATCCTTGAGAATCCCCAAGCTTTAGGTACAAGGCTTCTATGCATGTTATTCTGGTTGTGCTAGGGGAAACAAATATGTACTAAACTTTTGAGGgatttctttcctcttttggGAATCTGCAGGAGTTGCTCCAGTTGGAAGAGGATGTGAAGCTTCTTGAAGAGATGTACCCTCAAGGAGAAAAGGTGatggttttcaatttttttgacctgttgcttttgatttttttctacTGCTGGTAATTTATGTCTTTGATTCAGGCTGAGACTTCGTGGGCAATGACTATTCTTGGGTACTTGGCTAAACTTGTGCTGGGAATTTTGGGGTAAGTATTTGTACGATACGTTATCATCTGGATGAATACGGAACTGCTGATGGTATTGAGTGAAAACTTTATGTAatgtttatattaatttttgagctTCATATGATGGACAATAGATAATGATCCGGTGATCATAGGATTTATAACCTCGATTGAGATGAAGTGAATTTTGGATgattgttttgaatttgatatagATGCAGCCAttcttttatttacttatattCTGGCATGCATATGTTGTGATGCTCATTCAGTATTATGATTTGGACAATGATACATCTTAGTCTTCCTAAGGATTTTTACTGCTTTTGTATCAGGTTGATTGTTTCGGTTGCTTGGGTTGCACATATTGTTATATATCTGTTGATAAACCCTCCTCTTTCTCCTTTTCTGAATGAGGTTTTCATCAAGCTGGATGATATCTGGGGTaactttggatttttattttaaaaatattaaatatatcaatttccttttacattctatttttaattatgatacTCTGCTACCCTCAGGTCTTCTGGGTACTGCAGCATTTGCATTCTTCTGCTTTTACCTTCTGCTTGCGGTGATTGCTGGGGCAATGATGCTTGGTCTGAGATTAGTTTTCATTACTATCCACCCCATGAAGTAATGACTCTTGCAGAATTAgcattttgcttttgttttatttttctgtagCCCGACACTTGTGGCTCATCAATTTATATAATCTGTTCACAGGTGGGGAGCCACTCTTATGAACTCTTTTCTATTTAACGTTGGTCTTATTCTTCTTTGCTCCATCAGGTTAGTATCTTTGATCCTTTTCATTTTCCACTCGTATATTTGAAGTAGAAACTTTAATAACCAATTCTAGTCCCACTTATTGTTGAAGTATTTTACTGTGTACCATGAAACTTTCCACGTATTGTTTTTAACTCCATCAATTGTATAACATTGTTGAATCTGCAATTTCGCTTTAGCTTTTaagattagatatcatattttttttctcatgaaTCAAATTGACAGGGTAAGAAATGCCTTTAAAGAAATAACTACCCTCTAAAATGCCTGTAGGCAGTTACATGGAAAATggtcttaatttttttgttctccTATCTCAGTGTGATACAGTTCTGCTCTACAGCATTTGCATACTATGCTCAAGCAACTGCAGCACAGGAAATATTTGGCCACACGCTGCAATCACTTCGTGGAATTAGATATTTGTACAAGTGAGTTATAGTGGTTATAATGCACCGAGTTTAGGGGTGAAAATTTTTTGGTCCAAACCGGAAAAACCGACCGGACTGGACCAAAAATCATGTTGGTCGGTCTCGGTCCATGGTGTCTGAGGAATTCAGTTTCAGTCCGGTCCTGGGGTGTGGTTTTTTTGGATTGGACCGGACTAGAACGGACCGAAAtgtttacatataaatatttttaatatttcatatatatataatattattttatatagtagttgtataagttatttatgtaattttcatttaatctattaccattaaccatataaaatgtaaaataatatatattattaattaactaatatatcatatgataatatatgtttttgtttttatatgataatatatgttattatatgtagatacatactctattatttacacctaattaaagtaattaggtaatttgtttttttagataCCTATGTTGCAAGTgagcatgaataatctatggacaatgaaattatttaatattcattaactttatataaaatgttagaattttaatataGGTCATTATGAATACTAAAGTAATAAGTTAGTAATTattaacattataaaaaattataatttattatttttttaatgaattagttacataatctacattaaagAGCTcacttaatattaattttactaatttaattaattttttttattaattttactaagaaaaaaggaaaaaatattccTAGTTCGTATGGGACCGAATCGGACCGATAGCTAACGGTCTAGTCTGAAAAAAGGGTGGACCGAAATCTTCGGTCTGTGACACCCATGGGGACCGAACCGATTACACCTCTAGCACTTATTAACTCTGATTTGGCAGGCATACCACTGTTTTGCTTGGAATATTAATCATTGCATTTGCAGGTACAACGTGTTTCAAATTGCCTTTGTTTGTCTTGCGGGATTGACCTTTGTGTATTACGCTGCTTTTGTAAGCTTCCTGCgctgaaatttttgtttttccttgtttttgAAAGCACGTGTTGAGCCTTGCCTGAACCTGAGGATCTTACATGTTTCCTTCAAAATTTCAgggatggagaagaagaaaacccaGTGGCAGGTTTCAACTTTCCACTTAAGGTATGTTATGCTTAGAAGAGCATGCACCCACCTGGTGGTGTCAGATTTTCAGTTAATTCTCTCTTTTGGGGCGATTTCATGTCGGATGTGTATAGCCAATTTCTGCTCTACGTTGAAAGGTCTGATTTGGAAGGTCAGAAAAGTAGGCAGATATCATCCAAGTTGAATTGGGTTGCTGCAGTGAGAGTGGCGTGGTGAGTGCTGCGAATGCTGCTACtgtttattctctctctctctctctctctctctcacattctGTATGTATTATACCTTTGTTTAACTTGTGTTATATATTGGCTTGGGCAGCACACGTGGGAACAGGGTTTTGATAATCTACCCTTGATGTAATATAGCCATCGAGCACAAAAAAGTTGTAAGAGCCATCCGTTTTTACGATTCATAATTTTGTGTTTATACTTTATGTTGTCTTGTACTAAGTTCGAAAAGTATTAGAAAGGCTGATCAGAAGAAAAGCCTTTGCGTGCTAAGGAAGATTATGGAAGTTGTTTGATTTGATTAACGTGTTCTGGATTTCAGCATACCGGGTCTTGTTTTAagcttaaatgatttttctttttattttgccCCAAAGTCATTTATAACTATCCAGTTAAAAATATTACCTTTATGGTGTGTTGGATGGCTGGACTTGAGAAGGCGAATTTGGATTTGAGTCCTTGAAATCTAAATCCCTTgtttggttcatttttttttataagtacatccCTTGTTTgattcatatattattattattttttttttggatttgcaCTAAAGccatataagatttttaattttttttttttaattttgaatttgaaatcataattgatttgaaatttcaattcaattttttctcttcaaacTCAACCTCAAGTATTCAATGTTTCTTGAgttcattattattatgtttggactttggagaaagaaaatattatgtttagaGAAAGAAGAATGTTATGTTTAGAGGAAAAATTTGTTATCTACCACACTCTCATTTTACATATCATTAGGGTGATGTAGCATTCTTTATAACCTCGATATCAATTCTTATTTtttcgaaagaaaaaaaattagttgttaATGGATAATACCATATTCACATGATGGGGTATGAGTGTAGTATATAACAAATATCTCTTACGGAAAGGATTTGTTGGATGGATTTGAATTGCTTGCTCAATGTAGCTTACTCAATGGATTTGAATTGACCTCTAggtaaaattcattttttatttgtttctttttcacatttttacattttaaaaaaattaatacactatagtcacttctttaatcagtatgtgaaaaaaagaataaaaattaaatatatgaacagtCAAAATGAATGGATAAAATGAGAGGGCATGCCAACattattctataaaataatGTCAAAATCAAGATCTTGTaagataaaatctaaaatgagAAGAATCTTGTAATAAAATGGGAGGTAGCCAAGCAATTGGAGAGacgtttcgtttgtttttagaaaatatctcatctcaattaatcattataattttttcaacttctaatacaaaataaaataaacaattcaattttttcaaatcttaaaataaaaataatattaaaaaatatattctaacaatactttattcaactttttaattttaatctaacttatctcatctcatctataaaaacaaacgagaccgtAATTGCTTGCATTGTTCTGCTTGAATTACCTGCAACAGGGAAGGGAAATGCAAGCAATCCTTTGCTTTTGACAATGCTTACTTTTTTCAATTACCAAGTTAGTCACTGTGATTTACTTGAAGTTCCTAACTTTATCAATTTATTCTTTGTATTTCCTTCAAAATTCCAGGGCCACAATCTTATTTTCAATAGAAACCCAATAGACCCATACCATCAAtgaatgttttaaaaaattcctTCCATTCCATGCCAACACTGATGCCTAGCACAGATATGAACTAACCAAAAAGAATGCTTAAATGAAAAACTCACAGCCAATCTATTAAGACAAATGATATTTGCACTCGTGTAGTGCATAATTGCCgtgcaattattttaaaagaaatgagtaaatacaagacccacataaaaaaaaaaatattttttttaataatggatcatattatttttcaaagtaattacacaacatttacatattttacgactgtatgtaacattacttatCTAGTAATTAGATTTCAAATTGAACTATTAAACTCAAACCTACTCGGTTTCACAGCGAATGCCATCATAAATTTAAACTCACTCGGATGAATTACAAAATCAGTGAACATGAAAGTAGAGAACAAAATCACATCATCATGACGAGTTCGGATTAAGAGTAGAACTGTGATGGCGAAACGGCATGTCGTTTTCGTATTTACTTCGTTCGCTGGGTTCCTCGGCGTTGGGGTCAAATACACGGCGTGCGTGGCCAGGAAGGAAACAGAGAAGGAAGCGTTGGCTAGGTCTGGTCGCTCTGGTCTGTAGCGGCAGCCtggattgaaagaaaaagaacgaaAAACAAGCAAGAGAATGGATATAGCTTTATTCTCTCCATCTTCGCTTTTCCCCGACGAAGATGACACTTCTTCTCGTACTCTGTCGcgctctttttatttttatttttaatgattgcATATAGCTCTCTCGCTCTGTTCGTTTCATATCAAATACAAACCCTGCCCATTTCCTTGTAGATAATGAGAAGACAGAGGCTCAGCAAAGCTACGAGGAGAGGAGGCATGAATTTCCCGGAATGGTAAAGCTTATTCCTTTACATGATCAATACTGTTAATTTGGATTGATTTGCTAAATTGGGTTTGGTTTGTTTGTGCGAAAATTCTACCCATAGGggcatttctttttccttctttgggaGTTCATAAGCGAAAATGCAAACCTGCACTTCCacatagctagctagccaaCTGGGCATTTAAACGGGGTTATATTCCTGTTCTTACACTACCCATGCGTTTGCTTGTATGTAGGAGTTGTTCATCCGGGAATTTTCGTTTCACCAGTTGAATGCCAATTTACTCTGGCCTGGGACATTTGCTTTTGCAGAATTTTTGGTTCAGCACCGTTCATGGATAGAAGGCCGGCGATGCATTGAATTGGGCAGGTGGGTCTATTGCTCGTCGTTGTTAGTATTTGATGAAATTGTGACCGTATTGGTTCATTCTTGGCAGTCTTTAGCATGTGACTGGCACTCTGTtgatagtgatttttttttgctCCTTGATTTTGTTATGTGCAGTAAAATcttgttttgttgtttatttgcgACTACTCCATATTCTATCTATTATGTGGATGTACCTTTTGTCTCTAGCCTGGTTGGAGCAATATGGGTAATGAATACATGTCAATACCCAAACTTTGTGCTTATGTATGAGGTTTGTGCATCGGTGACTCATTCTTCTGCAGCATGAATTCATTGAGGCAGTGGCTTGGGATATGAACCTAGTATGCcttattgaatttttaatcGTGGTTACTGCACATTTTAGGTTTCTTTATCTTCTGATACTTGTTTTTTATTGCTTACAATAATAGGCTACACTtaattaccgataaaaaaaaataggatacACTTAATTATTCTTGATTAGTGTGCAATATAGTAAGTTCTCTCTGTTTAAACTTGATGTGTAAAGGCTGTAGTGTTTGTCTGTAGATTCTAAGTATTCTTTCTAATGGCAGTGGCACTGGTGCTTTGGCCATATATCTCCGAAAGTCTTTTTGTCTTGACATCACGACATCAGACTATGATGACCAGGAAATTGAAGAGAACGTAGCTCATAACTGCAGGGCTAACGGGATTATACCTGTCCTTCCTCACATAAAGCGTGGGTTCTCTTTTAATGCCCACGAACTTGTGAGTCATATGTGGTCAATTACTGAGGAGTACAAGTTTTTTAATGCAATCACTATATAGAATGTGGCATTTCTCATTCACTGTTATTGGATTTtcataattgattttattttggtgtAGTTGTCGTTAATACTAGACCATGCTTCTGTTTACAGATACATGGGGAGCAACCTTTCCTATCACTGACCCAGATTGGGACCTGATTATTGCTAGTGATATCTTATTGTGTAAGCTTctgatctttttttatttcactcAATTAAA from Juglans regia cultivar Chandler chromosome 4, Walnut 2.0, whole genome shotgun sequence encodes:
- the LOC108987523 gene encoding LIMR family protein At5g01460-like, with translation MGDFNLALVIVAIVVCILVFIFNVYLLVNYQHPDDANQAYFPKFVVVLGLSVAAISILMLPADVANRQACRHSIYNGACNLTLPMKDLWLAVYILDAVLVFFVIPFAMFYYEGDQEKSVGKRIKSALLWVVTTAIVCGLLLGILYGLIGKVDFTVMHLSSTTTSFPSTWDFSSSQQCIGGTHQCSAYSASASSEKTWTMRTTFPEYVVALATIVGSVLFAIFGGVGIACLPLGLIFAFIRRPKAVITRSQYIKEATELGKKAREMKKAADNLRQEEKSGSKGRKWRKNVKAVEKELLQLEEDVKLLEEMYPQGEKAETSWAMTILGYLAKLVLGILGLIVSVAWVAHIVIYLLINPPLSPFLNEVFIKLDDIWGLLGTAAFAFFCFYLLLAVIAGAMMLGLRLVFITIHPMKWGATLMNSFLFNVGLILLCSISVIQFCSTAFAYYAQATAAQEIFGHTLQSLRGIRYLYKYNVFQIAFVCLAGLTFVYYAAFGWRRRKPSGRFQLST
- the LOC118348253 gene encoding protein-lysine methyltransferase METTL21C-like isoform X3, which encodes MDIALFSPSSLFPDEDDTSSHNEKTEAQQSYEERRHEFPGMELFIREFSFHQLNANLLWPGTFAFAEFLVQHRSWIEGRRCIELGSGTGALAIYLRKSFCLDITTSDYDDQEIEENVAHNCRANGIIPVLPHIKHTWGATFPITDPDWDLIIASDILLYVKQYTNLIKTLSFLLKSYKPKDNKAVKRMEIEQNGGVGFPQPVFLMSWRRRIGKEDESLFFTGCENVGLEVKHIGSRVYCIKPRHATVSGDNI
- the LOC118348253 gene encoding protein-lysine methyltransferase METTL21C-like isoform X4, giving the protein MDIALFSPSSLFPDEDDTSSHNEKTEAQQSYEERRHEFPGMELFIREFSFHQLNANLLWPGTFAFAEFLVQHRSWIEGRRCIELGSGTGALAIYLRKSFCLDITTSDYDDQEIEENVAHNCRANGIIPVLPHIKHTWGATFPITDPDWDLIIASDILLYVKQYTNLIKTLSFLLKSYKPKDNKAVKRMEIEQNGVGFPQPVFLMSWRRRIGKEDESLFFTGCENVGLEVKHIGSRVYCIKPRHATVSGDNI
- the LOC118348253 gene encoding protein N-terminal and lysine N-methyltransferase efm7-like isoform X1 yields the protein MDIALFSPSSLFPDEDDTSSHNEKTEAQQSYEERRHEFPGMELFIREFSFHQLNANLLWPGTFAFAEFLVQHRSWIEGRRCIELGSGTGALAIYLRKSFCLDITTSDYDDQEIEENVAHNCRANGIIPVLPHIKHTWGATFPITDPDWDLIIASDILLYVKQYTNLIKTLSFLLKSYKPKDNKAVKRMEIEQNGEAGVGFPQPVFLMSWRRRIGKEDESLFFTGCENVGLEVKHIGSRVYCIKPRHATVSGDNI
- the LOC118348253 gene encoding protein N-terminal and lysine N-methyltransferase efm7-like isoform X2; the protein is MDIALFSPSSLFPDEDDTSSHNEKTEAQQSYEERRHEFPGMELFIREFSFHQLNANLLWPGTFAFAEFLVQHRSWIEGRRCIELGSGTGALAIYLRKSFCLDITTSDYDDQEIEENVAHNCRANGIIPVLPHIKHTWGATFPITDPDWDLIIASDILLYVKQYTNLIKTLSFLLKSYKPKDNKAVKRMEIEQNEAGVGFPQPVFLMSWRRRIGKEDESLFFTGCENVGLEVKHIGSRVYCIKPRHATVSGDNI